From a single Diachasmimorpha longicaudata isolate KC_UGA_2023 chromosome 13, iyDiaLong2, whole genome shotgun sequence genomic region:
- the LOC135168483 gene encoding sodium-independent sulfate anion transporter, with amino-acid sequence MEYARCDRGAIQGYAKRRFPIIDWLLVYKPSWLLQDILAGITVGLTAIPQGIAYGVVAGLNPEYGLYAGFMGPFVYILFGSCHNITIGPTAIMALMVQPLVFNYGPDMAVLICFLKGCIIALLGIFHLGFLLDFISIPVITGFTSAAAINIASSQFKSLLGIPGRSEGLVEALKGIFTNLDKINIWDIVLGVCTIVVLVLLKHIPSKRRGTRLEQTGWVVSLSRNALVVILGTVMAYLFHINGMEPFRLTGSLGRGLPPFSLPPFSTTFNNKTFNFVEMTTNMGTTLVTMPIISTIEHIAIAKAFAMGKSLDATQEMLALGICNIFGSFVRSMPVTGSFTRTAVNHASGVRTPLGGFFTGALVLLAAGFLTSCFGYIPKATLAGVIICAMYYMLDFGAYRLLWRAKKVDFLTMIITLIACVFLGLELGILIGILSNFVVLFYFSARPDIRIEIEQIEGRPVVYVTPEEAVTFPAAENLRANIMRLSLESIGNVILDCKNLKRIDVTVAKNIKLLAQDLSLLGQELIYVNATEDVSRVLNTVAPEVACSFKVDVCA; translated from the exons CGAGGTGTGATCGAGGTGCAATTCAAGGATACGCGAAACGCCGCTTTCCAATTATCGACTGGCTGCTGGTGTACAAGCCATCATGGCTACTACAAGATATTCTCGCGGGTATTACAGTGGGCCTTACTGCCATCCCCCAGGGAATCGCATATGGTGTTGTTGCTGGCTTGAATCCTGAG TATGGACTCTATGCGGGATTTATGGGCCCTTTCGTCTATATATTGTTCGGCTCGTGCCACAATATAACAATTGGACCAACAGCTATAATGGCACTAATGGTGCAGCCCCTCGTCTTCAACTACGGTCCAGACATGGCAGTTCTAATTTGTTTCCTCAAGGGGTGCATTATCGCCCTCCTAGGGATATTTCATTTAG GTTTCCTCCTGGACTTCATTTCCATACCAGTCATTACAGGTTTTACTTCGGCTGCGGCAATTAACATCGCTTCATCCCAATTTAAATCGCTCCTCGGTATTCCTGGTAGGAGTGAGGGACTCGTTGAAGCACTCAAAGGAATTTTTACCAATTTAGACAAAATCAATATCTGGGATATTGTTCTTGGAGTTTGCACAATTGTTGTGCTTGTTTTACTTAAG CACATTCCATCGAAACGCCGGGGAACGCGCCTCGAGCAGACCGGATGGGTAGTTTCACTCTCTAGGAATGCCCTAGTCGTTATTTTAGGCACTGTCATGGCCTACCTATTCCACATCAACGGAATGGAGCCCTTCCGCCTCACTG GCTCGCTGGGCAGGGGGTTGCCACCCTTCTCGCTGCCTCCATTCTCAACCACCTTCAACAATAAAACTTTCAATTTTGTGGAGATGACGACGAATATGGGAACAACGCTCGTGACGATGCCAATTATATCCACGATAGAGCACATTGCTATTGCCAAAGCATTTG CAATGGGAAAGTCTCTTGATGCCACGCAGGAAATGCTGGCCCTTGGGATTTGCAATATATTTGGATCGTTTGTCAGATCAATGCCAGTGACGGGATCCTTTACGAGAACTGCTGTGAATCATGCGTCGGGTGTTAGGACACCACTCGGTGGATTTTTCACTG GGGCTCTGGTGCTTTTGGCGGCTGGATTCCTCACCTCGTGCTTCGGATACATTCCCAAAGCTACACTAGCCGGAGTCATAATTTGCGCAATGTACTACATGCTTGATTTTGGGGCTTACCGGCTCCTCTGGAGGGCAAAAA AAGTGGACTTCCTGACGATGATAATCACGCTCATCGCATGTGTCTTTCTAGGCCTTGAATTGGGAATTCTAATAggaattttatcgaatttcgttgttttattttatttctctgcgAGGCCCGATATCCGCATTGAAATTGAACAG ATCGAAGGACGTCCCGTTGTTTACGTCACCCCTGAGGAGGCTGTGACGTTCCCGGCGGCGGAAAATCTTCGTGCAAATATAATGAGGCTCTCGTTGGAGAGCATTGGTAACGTGATACTCGACTGCAAGAACTTGAAGCGAATCGACGTAACTGTTGCCAAG AATATAAAACTGCTGGCTCAAGACCTATCATTGCTGGGACAAGAACTTATTTATGTCAATGCGACGGAAGATGTGAGTCGTGTACTTAATACAGTTGCACCGGAAGTCGCATGCAGCTTCAAAGTTGACGTGTGTGCCTGA